The following proteins are co-located in the Dietzia timorensis genome:
- a CDS encoding DUF2017 domain-containing protein, whose translation MDRAPRFARKSGIRGVKYKARLEPAEADLVRDVVSGVMKLLSDRLGSGSQDELAELTGIKSGNSEPPDYAPLARLIPDFFPPSGSPRARAADAERYAGHAESLPEDADNIDFSDDVAAAASESSDSAASQDDPAETERENAAMRMLHEPEIIEAKLFAGEMVMRTIPAKGGAISLNEQQAEAWLQALNDVRLVLGELIMRAEQPPASSDFGSNGSPKPGWYRTGVPEEMPDPDSPMFPSWQAYYWCAMMQDDLLQVMA comes from the coding sequence TCGTGCGCCGCGTTTCGCGCGCAAGTCCGGGATTCGTGGCGTCAAGTACAAGGCGCGCCTCGAACCGGCCGAGGCCGACCTGGTCCGCGACGTCGTCTCCGGGGTGATGAAGCTGCTGTCCGATCGCCTCGGCTCCGGCTCCCAGGACGAGCTCGCCGAACTCACCGGAATCAAATCCGGAAACTCCGAACCCCCGGACTACGCGCCACTCGCCCGACTCATTCCCGACTTCTTCCCGCCGTCCGGGTCCCCGCGCGCCCGCGCCGCCGACGCCGAACGCTACGCGGGCCACGCCGAGAGCCTTCCCGAGGACGCGGACAACATCGATTTTTCCGATGACGTCGCCGCTGCCGCCTCCGAGTCGTCCGACTCCGCGGCTTCGCAGGACGATCCGGCGGAGACCGAACGAGAGAACGCCGCGATGCGCATGCTGCACGAACCGGAGATCATCGAGGCCAAGCTCTTTGCCGGGGAAATGGTGATGCGCACGATTCCCGCCAAGGGAGGGGCGATCTCGCTCAACGAGCAGCAGGCCGAGGCCTGGTTGCAGGCGCTCAACGATGTCCGGCTCGTGCTCGGGGAACTCATCATGCGCGCAGAGCAGCCTCCGGCGTCCTCCGATTTCGGTTCCAACGGTTCTCCGAAACCGGGGTGGTATCGCACCGGCGTGCCCGAGGAGATGCCCGATCCGGATAGCCCGATGTTCCCCTCCTGGCAGGCGTACTACTGGTGCGCGATGATGCAGGACGACCTTTTGCAGGTGATGGCATGA